From a region of the Balaenoptera musculus isolate JJ_BM4_2016_0621 chromosome 15, mBalMus1.pri.v3, whole genome shotgun sequence genome:
- the NAGPA gene encoding N-acetylglucosamine-1-phosphodiester alpha-N-acetylglucosaminidase isoform X3, with product MAASMGRCLLVFISLRGFLGEASGDLGSGRASRDDDLLLPYSRPRARSARDCTRVRAGSREHESWPPSPSNPGARGPAVRIFVSHFADRAVAGHLTRAAEPLRTFSVLEPGEPGGCASRRRATVEETARAAGCSVAQNGGFFRMDTGECLGNVVSDGRRVSSAGGLQNAQFGIRRDGTLVTGYLSEEEVLDTKNPFVQLLSGVVWLIRNGSIYINESQAAECDETQETGSFSKFVNVMSARTAVGHDREGQLVLFHVDGQTEQRGINLWEMAEFLLKQNVVNAINLDGGGSATFVLNGTLASYPSDHCQDNMWRCPRRVSTVVCVHEPRCQPSDCNGHGTCVEGRCQCTGRFWRGAACSELDCGPANCSQHGLCTETGCRCEAGWTGSNCSEACTNGSFGEDCAKKCQCHNGATCDPVRGTCACPPGFTGDICVQECPLGWYGPGCQSPCKCEHQCPCDPQTGNCSLAWSRTLNSILSRVKQCLPPPEDTLQAGELSLFTRAARSRHLDGAYVYHPLQEMNGELPAAEKEPAGDTCNPFKD from the exons ATGGCGGCCTCCATGGGTCGCTGCCTTCTCGTCTTCATTTCACTGCGCGGCTTCCTCGGTGAGGCGTCCGGCGACCTCGGCTCGGG TAGGGCCTCCCGCGACGATGACTTGCTGCTGCCTTACTCCCGCCCGCGGGCGCGCTCTGCCCGGGACTGCACAAGGGTGCGCGCCGGCAGCCGCGAGCACGAGAGCTGGCCGCCGTCCCCCTCAAACCCCGGTGCCCGCGGTCCCGCCGTACGCATCTTCGTCTCGCACTTCGCAGACCGCGCGGTGGCCGGCCACCTGACGCGGGCCGCCGAGCCCCTGCGCACCTTCTCGGTGCTGGAGCCCGGCGAGCCCGGCGGCTGCGCTTCAAGGCGCCGCGCCACCGTGGAGGAGACGGCGCGGGCGGCCGGCTGCAGCGTCGCCCAGAATGGCGGCTTCTTCCGCATGGACACGGGCGAGTGCTTGGGGAACGTTGTGAGCGACGGGCGGCGGGTGAGCAGCGCCGGGGGGCTGCAGAACGCGCAGTTCGGGATCCGCCGCGACGGGACCCTGGTCACCGG GTACCTGTCTGAAGAGGAGGTGCTGGACACTAAGAATCCATTTGTGCAGCTGCTGAGCGGGGTCGTGTGGCTGATTCGCAATGGAAGCATCTACATTAACGAGAGTCAGGCTGCTGAGTGCGATGAGACACAGGAgacag GTTCCTTCAGCAAATTTGTGAACGTGATGTCAGCCAGGACAGCCGTGGGCCACGACCGGGAGGGGCAGCTGGTGCTCTTCCACGTGGACGGGCAGACGGAGCAGCGGGG CATTAACCTGTGGGAGATGGCGGAGTTCCTGCTGAAACAGAACGTGGTCAATGCCATCAACCTGGATGGAGGGGGCTCTGCCACCTTCGTGCTCAACGGGACCTTGGCCAGTTACCCGTCCGATCACTG CCAGGACAACATGTGGCGCTGTCCTCGCCGCGTGTCCACCGTGGTGTGTGTGCACGAGCCCCGCTGCCAGCCGTCTGACTGCAACGGTCACGGGACTTGCGTGGAGGGGCGCTGCCAGTGCACGGGGCGCTTCTGGCGGGGCGCTGCCTGCAGCGAGCTGGACTGTGGCCCCGCCAACTGCAGCCAGCATGGGCTCTGCACGGAGA CCGGCTGCCGCTGCGAAGCTGGATGGACAGGGTCCAACTGCAGTGAAG CGTGCACCAACGGCTCCTTCGGGGAGGACTGTGCCAAGAAGTGTCAGTGTCATAATGGAGCCACCTGTGACCCAGTTCGGGGGACCTGCGCCTGTCCCCCTGGCTTCACTGGAGACATCTGTGTGCAGG AGTGTCCCCTTGGCTGGTACGGGCCAGGCTGCCAGAGCCCTTGCAAGTGTGAGCACCAGTGTCCCTGCGACCCCCAGACCGGCAACTGCAGCCTCGCCTGGTCACGCACCTTGAACAGCATCCTCTCCCGAG TGAAACAGTGTCTCCCGCCACCCGAGGACACCCTGCAGGCAGGAGAACTTTCCCTTTTCACCAG
- the NAGPA gene encoding N-acetylglucosamine-1-phosphodiester alpha-N-acetylglucosaminidase isoform X4, whose translation MAASMGRCLLVFISLRGFLGEASGDLGSGRASRDDDLLLPYSRPRARSARDCTRVRAGSREHESWPPSPSNPGARGPAVRIFVSHFADRAVAGHLTRAAEPLRTFSVLEPGEPGGCASRRRATVEETARAAGCSVAQNGGFFRMDTGECLGNVVSDGRRVSSAGGLQNAQFGIRRDGTLVTGYLSEEEVLDTKNPFVQLLSGVVWLIRNGSIYINESQAAECDETQETGSFSKFVNVMSARTAVGHDREGQLVLFHVDGQTEQRGINLWEMAEFLLKQNVVNAINLDGGGSATFVLNGTLASYPSDHCQDNMWRCPRRVSTVVCVHEPRCQPSDCNGHGTCVEGRCQCTGRFWRGAACSELDCGPANCSQHGLCTETGCRCEAGWTGSNCSEACTNGSFGEDCAKKCQCHNGATCDPVRGTCACPPGFTGDICVQECPLGWYGPGCQSPCKCEHQCPCDPQTGNCSLAWSRTLNSILSRVKQCLPPPEDTLQAGELSLFTRR comes from the exons ATGGCGGCCTCCATGGGTCGCTGCCTTCTCGTCTTCATTTCACTGCGCGGCTTCCTCGGTGAGGCGTCCGGCGACCTCGGCTCGGG TAGGGCCTCCCGCGACGATGACTTGCTGCTGCCTTACTCCCGCCCGCGGGCGCGCTCTGCCCGGGACTGCACAAGGGTGCGCGCCGGCAGCCGCGAGCACGAGAGCTGGCCGCCGTCCCCCTCAAACCCCGGTGCCCGCGGTCCCGCCGTACGCATCTTCGTCTCGCACTTCGCAGACCGCGCGGTGGCCGGCCACCTGACGCGGGCCGCCGAGCCCCTGCGCACCTTCTCGGTGCTGGAGCCCGGCGAGCCCGGCGGCTGCGCTTCAAGGCGCCGCGCCACCGTGGAGGAGACGGCGCGGGCGGCCGGCTGCAGCGTCGCCCAGAATGGCGGCTTCTTCCGCATGGACACGGGCGAGTGCTTGGGGAACGTTGTGAGCGACGGGCGGCGGGTGAGCAGCGCCGGGGGGCTGCAGAACGCGCAGTTCGGGATCCGCCGCGACGGGACCCTGGTCACCGG GTACCTGTCTGAAGAGGAGGTGCTGGACACTAAGAATCCATTTGTGCAGCTGCTGAGCGGGGTCGTGTGGCTGATTCGCAATGGAAGCATCTACATTAACGAGAGTCAGGCTGCTGAGTGCGATGAGACACAGGAgacag GTTCCTTCAGCAAATTTGTGAACGTGATGTCAGCCAGGACAGCCGTGGGCCACGACCGGGAGGGGCAGCTGGTGCTCTTCCACGTGGACGGGCAGACGGAGCAGCGGGG CATTAACCTGTGGGAGATGGCGGAGTTCCTGCTGAAACAGAACGTGGTCAATGCCATCAACCTGGATGGAGGGGGCTCTGCCACCTTCGTGCTCAACGGGACCTTGGCCAGTTACCCGTCCGATCACTG CCAGGACAACATGTGGCGCTGTCCTCGCCGCGTGTCCACCGTGGTGTGTGTGCACGAGCCCCGCTGCCAGCCGTCTGACTGCAACGGTCACGGGACTTGCGTGGAGGGGCGCTGCCAGTGCACGGGGCGCTTCTGGCGGGGCGCTGCCTGCAGCGAGCTGGACTGTGGCCCCGCCAACTGCAGCCAGCATGGGCTCTGCACGGAGA CCGGCTGCCGCTGCGAAGCTGGATGGACAGGGTCCAACTGCAGTGAAG CGTGCACCAACGGCTCCTTCGGGGAGGACTGTGCCAAGAAGTGTCAGTGTCATAATGGAGCCACCTGTGACCCAGTTCGGGGGACCTGCGCCTGTCCCCCTGGCTTCACTGGAGACATCTGTGTGCAGG AGTGTCCCCTTGGCTGGTACGGGCCAGGCTGCCAGAGCCCTTGCAAGTGTGAGCACCAGTGTCCCTGCGACCCCCAGACCGGCAACTGCAGCCTCGCCTGGTCACGCACCTTGAACAGCATCCTCTCCCGAG TGAAACAGTGTCTCCCGCCACCCGAGGACACCCTGCAGGCAGGAGAACTTTCCCTTTTCACCAG